The genomic region AATTTTCTGCAGTTGTTGCAGAAGACTCAAGAGAAAGACTGACAACATAATAGGAAGTCTCTTCAACTTTTCCAGATTTTAAGGATAGTATTCTTTTTCTAGGATAAGATTTTTTCGGTTGATCACTCTCTTCTGAAGAAGAGTCGTTACTTTCTTCCTCTGCTCCAGATTCTTCTTTATTTTGAGTTTTCTTTATAGATCCTTTTTCCTCGTCTATTTCTTCTAAAAGTTCTAACCGTATCCAATCTTTAACAGGATTAAATTCTTTTCTGTGAGTAAGGTCTTGGGCTTTTTTAGAATGAGGAATTAATGTGGCGTCAAAGCAGACAAGCGTATAAGATTCTGGATCTCCATCTTCATGAGAAAGTTCAGAAAATTTAAAGACTTGAGACTTAGGTGCGCTGCTCGATGAAAAGTTAGCTTCTTCTCTTTCTTCTAAAGCATAAATTTTTGAAGAAGAAAAAATATATAATAAAAGAAAAAAGAAGTATCTCTTTCTTAAGAATAGTATTTCCATTATCTTTCCTAAGCGAAGAAAAGTTGTCAAAAAATTAAGCGTATATTAATAAGATTTACTTGAAAAGAAAAAATATTATATTTTTTGAGTTGAACTTAATAAAAACAGTAAAAAGATAGCTTATTAGGCTTCTTTCTACTGTTTTTAATAGATTGTATTTCAGCAATATAAGGCTTAGTATTTCTTAAAAGCTTTTTAAGAAATTGATACCCAAACATTGAAGAAAAATAATATGTTATTTTTGTCTCCATGGATTGAAGACATTCTTTTTCTCCCATTCTTCATGAACAGCTATAAGTTCCCTTAAATCTGATCGAAGAAGCTCAAAATCATGCCAAGCTTCATCCATAAGAGCTTTTATATGTTCAATTTGCAAAATTAGGAGTTGAGAAATGTGCTCAAGTTGAGCTAGTGTTTCTTTAGTCATTGTGACTTCTCCGGAGTTACAGTGATTAGTGGGGCAGGGGCGCGTCAACGCTTCTGTTCCACGCCTTCTTACAATAAGAAAGACATATTCAGCCTACCTCTTTCTCTGGCAACGAGCAAGAAAAAAATCCAATTTATTTTTATAACCAGCCTTCATAGCTTAAGCCTACTGGTAATGCCAAGGAAATAGAAAATTTTATATTTCACTCAATTTGGAAAGCCACTCTCCTATTATTTGTCCGCTTTCTTGGTTAATTCTTACCGCTCCATTTCCATTAACTTTATCACCGGTAGTATGTACAGCGATGCATTCTACAGCTTTTTCTTGATTTGGAATCCAAACCCCTGAACCACTTTGTCCACCAGAGGTATCTACTTCATAATAAATTTTATGATCCGTAACGGCTCTTATTTCACCATCCATTGTATACATACTTGAAGAAAGTCGATCGAAAAGAATCTCTGTAAATTTTCTTTGTGATGGATACCCTGTAACATTTACCCTCATTTCCATAAGTTCTTGACGATCTAATTCTCTTAAAGACATGGCTCCATATTTTTTGCCAAAAGGCTCTCCAATTCTAATAATTCCAATGTCGTAGTCTGGGTTTTCAGATTCTAAGTATTTAGGATGAACATAAAAAGAGTTAACGCTAGAGATATCTTTGGCAACTCCACCACTCATTCCTAAGGCGCATCTAATGCTTTTCGGGAACTTTCTTTTATAAAGCAAACAATGTCCAGCTGTAATCAAACAATAAGGACTAATTAGAGTTGCAGTTCCTCTACAACTTCCAAATTCTTCAAATGTAGATTCCAAATAACAGTTCGTAACAAAAGGATATTCATAAAAAGGTACTACGAGGCGTCTTTTATCAAAAACAGCATCTAATAACGCCGCTGTTTTTCTCCAAAAAAGGCTACTATCTTCATAAATAGGCAAAGCAAAAGGACTGCTGATTATTGAATGATTCGTATCCCCAATTACTTTTTTTTTTGATCTAAATCCACTCGGACAGAATGATTATCTTCTCGAGTTACTTTGGGACTAGAAATTTCAGGTGTTGAAACTATTTGACGATTAATAGGAACATAAAACTCATGATTAGGGTCTAAAAATCTAACTCTTCCTGGTCGTTCAATGGATTGAAATGGAACTTCAGGCTGTTTTTCTGGTCTAAATCCTGGAGTTATTCTCAGAGTACTTACACTTCTTTTAGCCATAAACTTAACTCCTTCTCCAGCTTCCAATAATGCCGTTCTTAGTGTAGGGGGAATAGCACAAGCTATTGACGAAATAAAAGAAAAACAAATCGCTGATAAAATAAATTTTTTCATATCAATCTCCGATAAATTACGCAATTATTTTACGAAAGCCTATTATAGTTTGTTTCTCAATTATAAATCAACATAATTAGTTATTTTCAGGCAAATCTTTCATCCCTTCATTAAGTTCAGCCTCTATTTCTTCAATAGAGGGAAGTTTTGTCTTAAGTTCTTTAGGAAGTGAATTGGAAAGAACATATTCGGATACCCCTATGGGTGCATTAATGTTCCTTAAAGCATATTCTGCAATAATTTTGTCTTTCGTTTTACATAAGAGTATCCCTATGGTTCTGTTATCATGTTCTTTACGCAATTGATCATCAACTGCGGCTAGATAGAAACCAAGTTGCCCTGTGTGTTCAGGCTTAAATTTTGTAGCTTTGAGCTCAATTACAACATAAGACTGTAAATCAAGATGATAGAACAACAAATCCACAAAAAACTCTTGATCTTCAAAGGTAAGGGGCACTTGAGAACCAACAAAAGCAAATCCTTGCCCAAGCTCTAATAAAAAGTCACGTATGTGATGAATTAACGCATTTTCAACTTCACGTTCATAGGCTTCCTCTTGGATCGTTAAAAAATCGAATTTATAAGGATCTTTTAGAAGTTCTCTTGCTAAATCAGACTGTGGCCTAGGTAGATACTTCTCAAAGTTTTCTATTTTTTTAGTATCTGCTTGACGCTCAAAGAGGCTACTCTCAATTTGCATTTCAAGAATTGTTCTTGACCATCCTTGTTTCAAAGTTTGTTGCGCATACCATTCTCTTTTTTTAGGGTCTTTAATTTTGTGTAAGAGCACAACAATGAAGCTCCAGGGCAATTGGTGCACAGACTGTGCACCTTTTTCAAGATTAGGATACTCTTCAGCAAATAACCGCATTCTTTTCAAGTTAGTAACAGAAAATCCTTGCATTTCAGGAAATTCATTTCTTAAGTCTGTAGAGAGTTGCTCTAAGAATTTAGATCCCCATACTTTTGTTTTTTGATAATAAATGATCGCTTTTCCCATCTCCCAATAAAAATATATTTGCTCCATATTAACTGCCAGAGCGGCTCTGATTTGAGCTGTTTTTAACTTGATTTTTAGCTCATTAAAAAAATGAACATATTCAGCATCTAGATGTAGAGCTTTAGAAGTATGTTTTTTTAATGAATTAGATATTTTACTTACTGTCATGTATTTGAACCTTATTATAAATAATAGAAAATCTTATAATCGTATTTTTAATTTTACGTCGATGGTTTGATATTTATGAGCAACATTTTAATAAAAGTCATTAGAGATTTGATTCTAAGAGCACCATACCTTTTTGATCTGCTGCTTTTACAATTTCAAGAGTTCGGGGATGACCCGCTCCAAAGATATGAATATGCTGTTGGGTATAAAGTTTAGCCATTTGGATATCTTGCGTTTTAATTCCAAGACAAGCAATAGCTGCATAAAGACGGCTTACATTATCTGTGGCGTGTTCTTTAAAAATAATGTTATAAATTGCTTCACTCTGGAGATAAGATTGAACAGCTTCTTTTGGTTTCTCTTGGTGTTCATAAAGTTGCCCCATTATAAAATAAGCAAGGGCTTGCATACAACTTTTGGTCTCTCCTTGAAGTGTATTCGTGTAAATTTCAGATGCTTTGTTCAGTAAATCGAAGGCTTTAGATGTTTTATGAGGCTCTCCCAGCATATTCAATGCTTGAAGAATATATAAATAGGCGTGTGTATTTGTTTTGCGATCTCCAAAAAAGTTAGAAATCATTTTTTCTGTTTTTCTTAAAACTTTTTCACATTCATCATGTTTTCCCCTTTTAGCCAAAGCTTCTGCTTTTTCAAAGAGGGTATAAATTGTCATTGTGGGATAGTCAGGTATTCTTTCAAAAAGAGACTCATATTGATCAACAAGCTCTATTGCTTCGTCTAATTTACCTTGACTTACCAGTAAAAAAGACCAAGCAAATACAAAAAGGGCATTATAAACATCGGATTGAGATTGTTTAAGATAATGGATTCCTTTTTGAATGAAGGATTCAGCTTTACTCAATTCTCCCTGCATCATATGAGCTTGTGCTATATTCGCCATCATGCGGATTGTTTCTTCGTGAGCGTTTGGAATTTGATCGAGAAGCTCTAAAGACTTTTTTCCATGTTGGATAGCTTGTTCATGATCCGAGAGATAAGCAGACAAAAAGAATGTTTGATCCGCCTCAAGCAAAGCTTCATCTTCAGGAGATAATCTTTCTTCTTTGTTAAGCTTAGTTTGATCTTCAGATATATTTTCTAATAATATTTTACCAGCTTCAAAATCTCTCAGGCTACAAAGTAGAACATCTAAGACGTGAACCTTAAGGGATAGAAGAGGCAAGGAGATGTAACCTATTTCCCGAGCTTCTTTGAAAATGCTTTGGGCATGTAGCAAATGTTCGGGGGACTTTACAATCCTTTGACATACGATATCTGATCTTCCAGAAAAAAACTGAGCAATGACAGGAATAATATGCTGCAAGAGTTCTTGTTTTTCTGAAGAAGAAATTTGGTCTCCCAAAAGCTGATGAATAAGTTCATGCATAGAAAGCCTCACATGGGTAGGATCGTCACTTTTCTTAACTTCCACAAGAGATTGACCATAAAGCACACTCAAGAGTTTATGATCACTTTGAGAAGCTTTTATATTTTCAAGGAAAGGAGAAAGATACGCAAATGGAATTTGTGTATGATGCAATAATGTTAACACTTTTAAAGCTTTGCAGGCTTCAGGATTTTCCTGAGCTAAGGCTTTAAGAGCCATTTTAAGCGTTATATTAATATTTTGAGTGTGCATATCTCCACATTTGTTGAGAACATCTTCATTACGTTGTAGATCATGAGACGCAAGATAAATATCAATTGTAACGCTCGGGTAAGCAAGCAAGAAACTTGCAGCTGTTACAAGGGCGAGAGGATGATCTTTAAGGCAGATTGCAAGCCTTTCAAGATTTGTTTCCGTTTCATAAGTTAAGAGTTTTCTCAATAATGCGAGAGATTCTTCACGTTGAAATTTTTCCACGATAAAAGATGTATGAGGAGGAATTTTCTTCCGTGTTGTAACCAAAGTATGACAATCCGGAAATCCAAATGCATAAGGAGAAAATTTCTCTAAATCTTCAATTTCATCAAAAATAAAAAGACACTTTTTCTTTTGGTGATGAAGGGTTTGTTTTATATCGGTGAGCAATTTATCAGCGCTTACGCCCTTAAGTCGAATTTGCTCATTCTTGGGAAGCGTTTTATTAAAAACGCTTGTAAAATTCTCAAATTGATGAGGAAGCGTGTGATCTACTTTAAACCACCAAATAATGTCGTAAGAATTTTGATGAAGGTAAACATATTGTTTTGCCACTTGGGATTTTCCAAAACCTGGTCCTCCTGTAATTACAACCCAAGGTTGCATTTCAAGGGCTTTTTGAAGAGATTGAAGCAAAAGCTCTCGCCCTACAAAATGAGGATTCTGAGCAGGAATTTCCAAAAGAAAAGGCGTAGCAAAAGCTTTTAAACTCCATAAAAAAAGAAAAAAACTAAGATAACGAAAGAACTTCATTATAATAAACTTCCTTTAAAGTCAGACAAACGAATAACTTTTTCTGTCTCTAGTATAGGAAGTGGGAGAGTAAGTTTAATATAATTGAGACCTCTTTTTTCTTGAGTCCATTCTAATTTCCATCCCAATATTCTTACAAAGTCTGAAAGCTCTTCTTGTGTAAGGTGGAAAAGACTCTGGTCTTTTTTCTCTTCTGGGGTACCTTTTTTATGTCGCATGACATATCCATTATCACGAAAATCAAGGTGAGCTCTGCCTTCTGTATCTTTATAAAGAGAAATCTCTAAAGCA from Pseudomonadota bacterium harbors:
- a CDS encoding DUF1016 family protein, which codes for MTVSKISNSLKKHTSKALHLDAEYVHFFNELKIKLKTAQIRAALAVNMEQIYFYWEMGKAIIYYQKTKVWGSKFLEQLSTDLRNEFPEMQGFSVTNLKRMRLFAEEYPNLEKGAQSVHQLPWSFIVVLLHKIKDPKKREWYAQQTLKQGWSRTILEMQIESSLFERQADTKKIENFEKYLPRPQSDLARELLKDPYKFDFLTIQEEAYEREVENALIHHIRDFLLELGQGFAFVGSQVPLTFEDQEFFVDLLFYHLDLQSYVVIELKATKFKPEHTGQLGFYLAAVDDQLRKEHDNRTIGILLCKTKDKIIAEYALRNINAPIGVSEYVLSNSLPKELKTKLPSIEEIEAELNEGMKDLPENN
- a CDS encoding trypsin-like serine protease; the protein is MPIYEDSSLFWRKTAALLDAVFDKRRLVVPFYEYPFVTNCYLESTFEEFGSCRGTATLISPYCLITAGHCLLYKRKFPKSIRCALGMSGGVAKDISSVNSFYVHPKYLESENPDYDIGIIRIGEPFGKKYGAMSLRELDRQELMEMRVNVTGYPSQRKFTEILFDRLSSSMYTMDGEIRAVTDHKIYYEVDTSGGQSGSGVWIPNQEKAVECIAVHTTGDKVNGNGAVRINQESGQIIGEWLSKLSEI